DNA sequence from the Augochlora pura isolate Apur16 chromosome 11, APUR_v2.2.1, whole genome shotgun sequence genome:
GAATTGGACTCTCGCCGATATGAAAGTAGCTCTCGGCCGTGTCCCTCCGGCTTCTCCTAACCAATACAAACTTCTATTTCGTTCGTCTCAGTCGAACAGATTCCACTTCGATGATCGTTCCACCGTGCAGATCCGTCTGATCAGTGCTACCAACCTAAATAATCGAGTATCTATTGTATTTCGTTGGTAGACCACGAAATTAGAAGGAAATAATTATCcaaaaaattacgaataattcgagagaatttcggcatttttatagtttatgtCAAGATTTTAATGATTGTTCCGTCTTATCAGTCCTACCAACCCACGTAGCCGAGTATCTATTGTATTTCTTTGTTAGGCCACGGAATTTGGAGGAAATAATTCGTCAAAAAATTGCGAGTAATTCGAGAGAATGTGGGTATTTTCAGGAATCTTCATGTGGAGTAGCCAACTTCATACCTGCGGCCATATTGGATCCAATATGTCAGCCATAATGGACCTAGTACCACTCACAGTTTATCCTTCATAatgaattattgcaattaacacattgaatattatttgtctAAACATATAGAACTAATCTTTTCTTACAGTATACtttatactaaattactaTAGTATTATTTCCAAAGGAATCTTCACGCAGCCAACTTCGCACCAGCGGCCATATTGGACCCGATGTGAATGCGTCCATGCTGAGCCTCATACTCCCCAACACGTATTTCGTCAATTTAATTGCTTCGCACTCTCCACCTTATAATTTTACGACGCCGATAAATCCGCAGCCTCTTTCATCCATACTACACCATCCTCTATTCCCTCTGGACTCTGATCTACTCTCGAAGAGTAACGACGCCGGACCCGAACAGAGCCTATTAACTCTCGAGTTTTACGACTCCCGTTACACCGGGAAcacttttgaaattttatattcctcTGGAGGTAACATCTGGCCGGGATAAACGTATGGGAAAGAGCGGACCGATAAATTCTAGCTCCGGAAGAATCCGCGAGTCGGTATTTTTCAGGTGTTCCGTCGCCTATTACCATACCCAAGGTTCGCTGGAAATAAGTCAAGGGGCGAGTGGAATCCCGGTTGGAATAGCAAGCAGGGTACATGGGCCGACTGCATGAAGACGTGCCCTGCTGGGAGCTGTTCGTCCGCTATTCGATGCATAATCGAAGCGGGCGTCCGATGCTTTCGAAGGTTATTGCTGGAACCGGAGCTACGGCTGTCCAGGCGATATTCGTGATTAGCGATGAAGGAGATCGGGTTGATGTTACACCTTGGGGATTCTGCCGAGGACATCAGCGATCAGCGAACGGAGTCTGGCTCCTTGGAGGCGTTCAAATCACTTTCTAGGTCACCGAAGATCAATGTCATAAAGTAGCGACACTCCAAGCGATCGGAATTAAAGTCAtctggaattattaattagtctGTCTGAGAGCCACTTCAATTATGAACAAACGTGGCGAGCAGCTTTATACTACATTTTgtaatcaatattcaatattgtacATCCAATATTCCGagttttatactttatattcgatattcacTATTTCATATATCATACCttgtgtttaatatttaatattttgcatattatattttatatttaatatttaatgtttcataTATCTTAAAGTGTTCTTTAGGTCATTCCAAGAAACCTTTTCCTCTGCGAAAATGGTCCTCTCAGCCACGTAAACGAGTTATCAGCaaaaaacgctgaccaataACAGAGCGAAGGCGGGGCTTCGTCGCGCTGGGCGTGGCGCCCGACGTTCTTCCTCGATAACTCCTGAACGAAGCGTCGTAGAAGATTtccgcaaaggaaaaagttgttgcaAATCACCCCAAGAAAACCTTAAAACAACTTTCGAGACACTCTGTATAATTTTAGTTAGACGAGTAAGCGAGTCATCGCCCTTTAAGCGAAGTCAAAACTTCCGCGGCCAATCTCTCCACTCTGGAACAACGGTGCTTAAGATCTACCGAGTTTAAGAAGTCGAGTTCCGTTCGCGGAGACTTTAATTGGACCATCAAGTCTCATAATTCCGGCGGCCCGTGGTCTTCGAGAAGTTTCGACGTCGTAGTTAAGAAGACGCGGTTTATTTCGGAGCGGTAATACCACGGTTCGAGGTACGCTGTTGCCACATAATCGATAACGCGGACAGGCCTGTGGTAACCGTTTGCTCGCTTCGGCGAGAGACGTTTCGGGTCGTCTATCGataccggggggggggggggggatcgaATAGTCGTCGAGGAAACCGGCCGCGGCCGAAGACGTCGAATTGTTCGGTGTAGCCCCTCTTCGTTTCGGAAATCCCGCGGGTGCGCTCGCCAGAGGTACACGTGAACGATGCTCGACATTGATAGGCGGCCGAGTTCATTGGCATACGTTTCTTCGCTGGTGCACACTAAAAATACATGAGCTACGAAAACGCGACGGTGTGCATCGTCGGTACTATGCGGATGATGTAATAACAACGTCGAGCTAACGTTCTTCCAAGTtcttattacatatttattggatttttaacaatactgtatatatattttttattttttaaatatgtgtatattttatggcccatataatatatttataggatttataaaaatgctatatttatattttttattttttaaataaaattcagaatattCAGAATATTCAAGTTATTCACATTATTCAGAATATTccgaatattcaaattattcagaatattcAGAGTAGTAgaattattcagaatatttaggatattcagaatattcagaatatttaggatattcagaatattcaaattattcaaattattcaaattattcaaattattcaaattattcaaattattcagatTATTCAAGCAATTCAAATTActcaaattattcaattccCTCAAACTATTCGAATTCCTCGAGCCACtacaattctataaattatttaaaatcgttcgttagtcataaaaatgattaagaaatgTAACTACTGTGCGAATTAAAGCGCAGTTTCTATATTACTCTGAGCAGTCGATCTAGCACTGCGCGTCACTGCGCGATAAATGTGGAACTCTCGGGTCTCGATGCTAATgagagaaaattcatttcgattgTGATCATCGTGCACCAGCGAACGTTAAAAATATCCCGCGGCAGGcctgaaaagaaaaacgaggcTCGTTTCCACCGGCACATGTTCAAGCATTCCAGATTGGCCCAGACGATAACCCTAATCTAACCCCCTTGATGATTATACCATGCAACACGCACTGGTAACACCGAGAACAACTCCTAAAAATACTCTTTCTCCGAGAAACGCAGAATCCTGATTCAGATTTCGCGTTGATTCTGCCACGAAGAAATAAGAGacatagagaaaatattttttaaaataaagtttggTTGTTATTTGGTGTTGTTTTGAGGTTAGTTCGGTGAAACGAGTGCTAGATTCCAAGTTAGAGGAGTGGGGACGAGTCATGTGACCAGCGGTGGTCAAATTATTCACGTagtgaataatttgaatattctgAATAATCTAAAGGatctgaataatttcaataattagaTTAATCTGAATAACTTGAATAATCTGAATAATTAGGATAATCAAACTAAtctgaacaatttcaataaactgcataatttgaataattcaaataattccaaTAGTTACAGAAAATCCACATAAAAAATTGCCTAAATATTCTCCATCTTCCACTGAAATTCAATGCATTCATATTCTTAATTATCATTGCAAATTACGCGATTGTTGCACGGTTGGCCGCGGCTCAATCGCAGCGatgttaatttgaaaatatcgtattccttgtaaattaattgaatttattgtaaaataatatcgcaGGAACAGCGTACGTATAGCAGAGAACGCAATATGTCGATGAAACGAGGCGGAACTGGGAAACAATGTCGCGATTCGACAATTTgcaactcgttaaaatattccGCGGATCTTCCAAACGAGAGCTGTGGAAGGGGTTAGTGGAGAAGAGGGGAGGTGGATGGCACGATGCGTCGCAGGCGTGCCGCACAATGGAGGCCGAAAACGAGGTTCTGGAGTCTTGAATACCGTTCCCCCGACCGAagatgcaaatgcaattccgAATCAGAATTCTGTATTGTTCCCGCGCGACGGTACGCGTCGCGTTCCTATCGATTTACGATCAAATCAGACCCGGCTCGACGCTTGTCCACAATCGAAACTAAAGACCGGACGAATTcgattaaccttttgcaccctcgaatttttatagctGCACGCGGtgtcatattttttgttgtattttttcGTTGGTCCAGTATTAATTCAGTTTTCGAGTCAAGTAAGATGAGTCAAGTAGAATAATTCAAGTTAAATGAGTCAAGTGAAATAAATCCAGTCAAGTATTATAAGATCAGTCAGGTAGactaaataaagttaaatggGTCAAGtgaaataagtgaaataaaacaagTCAAGTAGAATTAATCAAGTCAGATGAGTGAAGTCAAGTAAGTCAAATAAAGCCAGTCAAGTAGAATAAATCACGTCAAGTAACTCAAGAAAGATAAGCCAAGTCACATAAGTCAAGTAAGATCAATCATGTACAATAAATCAAGTCAGATGAGTcgagacaaataaaataaatttagtgagagaaatcaaatcaaataagTGGAATAAAATGAGTCAAGTCaaatgatgaaaataaaataattcaaaccaagtgagtcaaataaaataagtcaagtcaagtaaatcaaataaaataagtcaagccaaattaatcaaataaaatgagtCAAGtcaaaaaaatcaaataaaatgaatcaaGTCAAATAAATCGAGCAACTCACtccaagtaaaataaaatacgtatCGCGAATTTAATTCGCCTATTATTCAAAAGTTACACCGTGAAACGGGTTATCATTCACGTTACGTTCTCCCTACCGCACTTTCATGAACACTTGAAACATACATCGCCAGCTGTTTCGTTCATGAGACTGCTATAACTTACCCCTGATGGTTGTCAGTCATCGAGTTAACTGCAAGTTCGCTCCTGGCATCGAAACGATTAGACATTGcataacgataaataataaaaacagtaataaatgcGCTAtagttgttttaaaaatacatttccaatattttatatacagttttaataataaatatagggaataatgataattgtgctatatttattttatatatattttctatattttctatatacttTCAGTGacaaagataataaaaattaataattatacaatatttattttatatatatttcctatattttatatatactttcagtcataaatatactaaataataataattatactagatctatttttgtatatatcttctatattttatatacatgtttaataataaatacacaaaataataatatttactttatatatatttattacattttatatatacatttttggcaataaatatactatactcattttatataatattgaccatattttataaaaatttctaacaccaaataatgcaataataataaacaatacaaCTACCCTAAATAGGAAGAAGTTCAAAAATATGAACCCATAAACCAAATCCAATTAATCAGTACAATTCTGACGTGTAACCTTGACCTTCTCCTTCTGTCTCAGGTTCCTCAGCATCGGCGGTAAGCCGGTGGAGACAATCGAGCGTGCACGGGACGGAACGGCGTGCGCGTACAGCTCGTACCACAGCACGAAGGGTATACCGGCCAGCGCTAGAGGCCACAGAGAAGAGCTGTCGATCACGATGAGAGTGATGGGCTCCGGTTACCTGTCCACCTGCCTGCAGATCAAGTATTACAGGCAGGACGACCAGAGCCACTGCGAGTGGGGCGCGATGCTGCACTGCATCGAGCTAGACTGCTCGAGCGTGGAGGGCAGATTGGTGACGGTCGACCGGGAGACGTACAGGAAGCTCGGCATAGAGTCCTAGCAGTCGGTGGGCGTCAATGTCATCAAGGCCATCACTTAGCGAGGCTGGCCCGGAACGTTTTTGTGTTAAATTCTAAGAGCAACGTTGTTTTTTCGTAACTCTAATTGGCTGACCTGGAATGCTCGCCGACCAATCGGAAGTTGGATCGGACGCGAGTCCTCCCGAAGTTAGGCGATCGCTCACGGTCGATTGTTTTCTATGTGGGCCTGCGTGAACGCCGGAGGCCGGGTCTCTCTAGACGGCGAATATCGCGTGCCAGATTTCCACGAAGCCACCCTGTTTACATTATTCTGTATCCTCGaattttaacataaccttgaaactTTGGCAGGTAGCAAAATTTCTGGGAAGTGTAATGTGCTCGgaaatttctctaaaaataatgaaagattCCTTGGGTGATATCAaacaactttctcctttacgaaaattctCTACGTGGCTTCGATAGCGAGTTATTTGCGAGAAACGAGAACCAATCGGAGCTAGGGGGCGGAGAACACCACGCCCACGCGACCGCAGCGCCGCCTACTCGCTAGCTATACTCGGTCTCTGATTGATCTACTCCTTGACAAAGTCAATATTCTTACTAAAATCAATTCTATAAtgtttcttaataaattttccgAGGCACTGTTTTtaacaacaattaaaaacaaaattctataataaattgatttttgacTCAAGCAACACTGGGTCTAACAAGACCCACAGGAGAAGAAAAAGTATGAAGTCTCGGCTCTTGACTCGAAGTTGAAATtgatgtttaaacaaattaattcttgcacCTGTGTATCGATAGTTAGCGTAGCCCTGGATTGTtgattaacattaaaaaccaTGGTTCGCCGCTGACAAAACAGGATGGCTTTGAGGAAAATCGTCGGCGGAGAAAACGAAAGTAAGGTTAGGTGACTAAACAAACGATTTTAGTGTTAACACATCCCGACGGCTCTAGTATACGCGACATCGAACGGTGGACCcgtttttcttaataaaaatgcaaccccccccccctccccccacgcTCCTATTTTTCTATCTCGGTGAatacatttgtatataatatacatgtacacgTACGAGAattgtaaatgtatataaaatgctaTTGTTGTTGATTGGTAGAAGATTTATCGAAGTACAGCGTCCTCTAAGATCGAACTAACATTTAAAAGAGCAACGCtaccaaatataattattaaataaataattaaataaataattaaatttcgtcaGGGCGAGGTAGCGAAAGTTTAAAAGTCGATGCTCTTCCTCCAACGAACGTAGATCGACGAAGTCTAAATAGAAACGAACGGCGATACTAATTCCGGACTATTTGCACAATCATACTTTTAAATGCACCTGTATCGAAACATTCTCTGGAAACGACCAatacgttttatttatattccattGTAGCGATGTGAGACGATGGAAAAAAGGTTTCCACGTGAAAGAGATCGGTACCGTATCACAcgtaaaagtatttaatatagatgttaattaacaagaattataTATGTTGTGCGACGTGAACTGGCGCGAAATTTAAGCAGTTGAATGCGAGTGGCGTGGGATTGGGGCATTCTATAGTCCGCGCGTGATAAAGAGGCACCTCTCTGCAAACGTTCCCCCTCTTATTAAGCGCCTCACTCTCGAAGCTGTCGGCCTATAGCGACTGCTACCTGTCACAGTGGGGTAATAACGACGCGTAATAGTGCCaggaataaatcaaaattttttgGACATTCTATAGTCTGTACACGACAAGAAAAAATCCCTCCTTTTACATTTCTCTCCCTTCTACTAgccattttcaattaattgaaaccaATATTTTGAACAGTAAAGCATAGCAATGCATAAAAGGACTAAATTACAGTTTTCTCGACACTATACTCCGCGCGCAACAAACATGTACTTTTCACCTCACCTCCCCCCTCCTACAATTCGCCTCACTATCGCAGCCATCAGCCAATAGCAATCTCCATCGTACGTTCTATTTACATTTCGCACCAGTCCTCGTCGCACACAGTATAAAAGCTATgtacacacatatatacatacatataaaattaatatcagcGAAGAGAATGCTTAAGaacaaattacataattataaacgaaACGCTACGTTAGAAGTTTAACAAGAGTTTAATCAAGTTGAAAAGCGTCTCCCTTCCCGCAGCCTCGATTGTACTTTACGATAAccgattttttacaattttaatgcaCTTAGGACACGAAACAGACGGTAGAGAGTGACACGAGGCGCACGGAAACTATTTCACCGCATAATTACCTTCGTTGTTGCACTCGTACTTCAACGCAGTCGCAagcgtttatttatattcgactGTTATTTCTCGAGAACAGAGCCGGCAGGTACAGTTTCCAGTTCGTAGCATCgctaaatttttgaaaaaacaatttgttgAAACACGCGACAGCCGGTTTTCAATTTCCCTCTCGCGAATGACTCGTCTGCTTAACCCCCATGGATTATGGTGATAAGAA
Encoded proteins:
- the LOC144476673 gene encoding CB1 cannabinoid receptor-interacting protein 1 — protein: MGADGHFRVTLSLRREPDAGPVYCKMETSARFRQLKTVKLSCEATYRLDISFKPPQILEFLSIGGKPVETIERARDGTACAYSSYHSTKGIPASARGHREELSITMRVMGSGYLSTCLQIKYYRQDDQSHCEWGAMLHCIELDCSSVEGRLVTVDRETYRKLGIES